The window CCCAAGACCAACCCTCCGTTGACGATATCGTGAAGGTAAACGGAACCTTGTATCTGAACAAAGATTTCGGGAGTGGCTATAAATATGACGTTATCGTGGAGGAGGCACACATAAGTAAAGAATAGGAGATTAAGGCACAGCTGACCCCCTGGCAGATAGTCAGCTGTGCCTGAGTTGAATTCCATGGTATGAAATATATACTTCTCCCGCTTTAGGTTTCAAATGGAGAAGTACGATTAAAGCGCCTGCGCTTTAGTGAAAATTTTAGATTCTTACCTGCTTAAAAAGGAATAACATGCAGCAGAAAAAATCCGTGTGCCCCTATTGTGGAATAGGGTGTGGTTTATTAGTTGATTATGAGCATGGCGAGATTGTCCAAGTCAACCCAATGACAAACCACCCCGCAAATCAAGGGATTATTTGCCAATTACCCGTTAATCTGCCAAAGCTTTTCGCACACAAAGATCGATTGAGAAATCCGATGAGAAGGCAAAACAACCAATTGATACCCGTCAGCTGGGACGAAGCTATCTCACATGTTGCGCTCGAACTTAACCGCATTATAAAGGATTACGGTCCCGATTCAGTTGCATTCTTTGGAGGTGCCGCCTGTTTTTCTGAAGAATATTATCTTGTAAACAAGTTAATGAAGACTGTTATCGGTTCTAATAATGTAGAAAGTACATCACGATTGTGTATGGTCAGCACAGCAATGGGCTTAATTTCAACACTCGGCGCTGATGCCCCCCCTGCCTGTTATGCGGATATAGAAGAAGCAGATCTTTTCTTTATTGCCGGCAACAATATGGCTGTATCATTGCCCGTAATATTTAATCGTGTCCGTGCAGCTCGTGAGAAAAATTCCCACACGAAAGTAATCGTTGTAGATCCCCGAAAAACAGAGACTGCATCAATTGCCGACATCCATTTGCAGTTAAATCCCGGTACTGACGTTGCCTTAAACAATTCCCTGGCCTATGTCCTCATCAATAAGGGCTTTATTGATGAGGACTTTATCAAGAAATACACTACAGGATTCGAAGATCTGAAAGAATTAGTACAAGAATATCCGCCCGCCCGTGCTGCCCAAATTACGGGTTGCAACGAAAAACAGATTTTTGAGACAGCACAAACAATTGGCCAGTCAAAGGCAATGCTCACGTTCTGGTTTCAAGGGTATAACCAATCAACACAAGCCGTCTTCAAAAACAACACCTTGCACAACTTATCATTGTTAACGGGTAATTATTGTCGTGTTGGCACTGGACCTCTGTCGATAACGGGTGAGGCAAATACGATGGGTTGCAGGTGGGGAGGAGCACTATCCCATCTCCTGCCTGGAATGAGGTTGGTTTCCAATAGTAAGCATCGAGAAGAGATTGCAGAACTTTTTGGTACTCCGGCAGAAAAAATAAATCCCATACCAGGTCTTTCTATCATAGATATCATCAAAGGCCTTCACTCCGGTGATGTGCGTGCACTGTGGGTCCTCGCATCAAACCCAGCTGCTTCACTCCCCGATACGGAATGGGTGAAAGCAGCACTGTCAAAAGCTGAATTGCTCATAGTGCAGGATATTTTCCATCCTACAGAAACATCGATGCTTGCAGATGTTGTTCTTGCGGGGGCACAATGGTGCGAAAAAACCGGAACATTCATATCCTCAGAACGACGTATCGAACTGGTCGAGAAAATTGTAGACCCCCCGGGAAATGCTAAATCCGATATCGAGATTATCTGTATGATAGCAAGAGAGATGGGATTTTCTGATAAATTTCCCTTTACCTCACCCGAAGAAGTATTTGATGCGTTGAAAAAAACCACCCGTGGACGTATCTGTGATACAACTGGTGTAAGTTATGACCGGTTACGAAATAATACCGGTCCGCAATTACCTTGTCCCGAAGATGATCATCCCGGTACAATGCGATTATTTGAAGACAGGCAATTTCCCAGGCCGGATGGACGTGCAGCACTGCTTGCCCGACATTATCAAGGCCCTGCAGAAAAGACCGACAGTGAATATCCCTTTGCTCTCATAACTGGCCGCATGGCAAATCATTTCAACACGGGCACACGCACCGGCCGTCTTGCCGATAGTAACGACACAGCACCTGTCAATTTTGTGGAAATCCATCCAGATGACTCCAGGGATATTGAACTTGCAGATGGGGATGAGGTAGATATCATTTCTCGCCGGGGCAGCGTTCGATGTGTCGTTTCAATCCAGGAAAGGATATTGACCGGGACTGTTTTCATGACTTTGCACTTTGGGGAAACTGTTTCAGGCAAAAAAAACACACTGGCTAACCTTGTTTGCAATCCTGTTTACGATAACCATTCTAAGCAGCCGGAATACAAGTTCTGTGCAGTTAAAATTAAGAGAATTTAACCTTTAAAAAACTAATGATTGAAAAAAACATGATAAACCAACCAGATATTCCTCTTCAAACAATCGGTTTTTTTGAAAAGTTATTAAGGGCTTCTGCGGATGGAATCATGATTGTGGATGCATCCCATAACATCATTGTTGCAAATGAGGCATTCTGCGAATTTTTTCAACACAAGAGAAGCGAGATCATTGAAACGGACCTGTTTTACTGGCTAGAGCAACTTGACACCAATGCTATTAAAAACTGGACAAAACTTGAGAAAATAGTTCATGCAGAAGGCATCTGTCGTGACGCTGAGTTCAAATTTGCCACAGAACAATACGGATCAAAATATCTCAGTGTCAATGCCTCTGTTTTGAAACGTGTAGGATTAGAAGAAACCGGCGTTATCATCAGCATCTGGCGCGATGTTACGGAGCAGAAAAAGACCGAAAAAGTACTGGAGCTGCGTGAAAAACAACAAGCCGTAATCAGTAATTTAGGCGTACTTGCACTCTCAACACAAACAGACGTATCTGAGCTGATGAATGAAGCGGTTAATCAGGTCGCAAAGACACTTGAAGTCGATTATTGCAGCGTCTTTGAACTTCTGCCCGGAGGAGAAGAAATGCTTATGCGATCAGGAGCGGGCTGGAACAAAGGTACCGTAGGAAACACAACCCTGGAAGCCAATCACAATCAACACACATTTGATACCATCTTATCCCGTGAACCTTCCATATTCCAGGATATCCGAACCGAAACAGCGTTACATGATACGAAACTATTCCATGATCACAAAATTGTCAGTGGTATGCATACTGTTGTCTACGACAAGGAGAAACCATTTGGAATACTAGGAGTATACACTACAGACCTGCATCAATTCAGTAAAGATAACGTCCATTTTCTTCAAGCCATAGCAAACATGCTCTCAAATTCAATGAAGCGAAAGCGCTTAGAGACAGATTTAAAGATCCTGAACAGATCATTGGAAAAACGTGTTAATGCCCGAACCGAAGAGCTTTCTGAAAAAAACCAGGAATTACTTTCTGAAATTTCCGAACGCAAGCAAATAGAAGAGACACTCCTGCAATCGGAAAAACTAAAGGCATTGGGAGTCATGAGTTCAGGTGTCGCCCATGAGTTCAATAATATCCTTGCAATAATCATGGGATATGCCCAACTGATGCAACAAGGATACGGGGATCATAAAAAACTCGGAAAAAGTATTCGGGTTATTATAGAAGCTACCAAAGATGGAGCTGAGATTGTCCGCAGGATGCAGGAGTTTACTAATCTAAAAAAAGATTCTGCACTGTATGTTTTGCTGGACATGAAGGATATGATACAACAGGCAATTGACTATACCATGCCTAAATGGAAACACATGGCCCAGGCCAATGGAATAGATTACCATATCGACTTTACTGACGTAAGAGAAACACCTCCGGTATCCGGTAACACCGCAGAGTTGAAAGAGGTATTGGTAAATATAATTAATAACGCCTTAGATGCTATGCCTGAAGGAGGTACCCTTACCTTTAGTACATGGAAGAGGAACAACGTTGTTTTTGTCAGCATATCCGACACCGGTGAAGGGATGTATGAAGATGTACAGAAGCAGATATTTGACCCTTTTTTTTCTACCAAATTACCAACTGGAAGTGGGCTGGGTCTGAGTGCTGCTTACGGCATAATGGTCAGGCACGGAGGTAATATAATGGTAGAAAGCGAGGTTGGGAATGGGAGTACATTCGTTTTGAGCTTGCCTGTATCTGAAGAAATTTCCAGGCCAACGATGTCGTCTGAGCCCTCTCTTGCCTTAAAAGAAAACAGCTTAAACATCCTGATCGTAGACGATGAGGAATATGTGTGTGAGTTTTTAAGTGAATTTTTTACTGAAGGAGGTCATACGGTTCGAAAAGCATGCAATGGCAATGATGCCATCAAGATGCTCATGCATGGCAGTTTTGATCTTTTGCTCTGCGATCTGGTCATGCCTGACGTAACGGGAAAAGATGTTATAAAAACTCTGGAGACTTCAGGTAAAAAACCACATAAGGTTGGACTCATAACCGGCTGGAACTACAATGCGGAAGATGCGGATAAAGAGGACGTAAAAGTGGATTTTATCATAAAGAAGCCTATTGATTTTGATGACCTGCTCAACAAGATCAATAATGCCTTCAGTTTTCAAAAAGTGTGATATCTCAGTCTCCTCATCTACAATTCCCAGTCAAAAAACTCCTCATCTGTCGAGTTAGAGACTATTTTACCGTACCCTGTTTTCTTAAGGAAGCATCTTCACCCATTCCTGTACACAATAAAAGGCTGGTTATAACTCAGACATATTGTGGCAATAATACTTTTTGTATTTTTTTTCATGGAGTAAAACATGACAAAGATGAAACAACTCTATTCGATCATGATAAGCGCAATGGGAGTAGAGAATTATGAAATTCCAATGACCGCTGTCAAATTTTTTAAAAAAGAGGATGAGATCCCGGAACCGGTACAAATGAATAAGCCATCTATCTCATTAACAAGTTGCCAAGCCACAAAACAGGCATCTCTGGGCGATGCAGCTCTTTTAACTTACGATAACATTGGCTGTGTAGCAGCCGCCATAACCTTTGGCCTGGTGGATCAGAATCGGACCGAACCGCTTGGTGAATCAAGGGTATATACAGATATTATGCGCGATCAATCCGGATTAGGCGGGGACTTTAAGCCTCCCTCTCCAAAGGATTTTACCACTGGTACTGTTTATGCCTGTAAAGCCGCAGACCGTATGGATTTTGCTCTTTTCGGCAAGGATGATGTTGGCCGTTTTAAAGATGAGGAAACTGCCAAAAAAGCTATTGCAGACATGATGGCCATACAACCACCAACTATGAAGGGTGTCTTTTTTTATTCGATAGATTTTGATGACCTGGATTTAATACCCGATGTGGTAGTCTTAAACGTTCGATCCGCTGAATTGTCCAGACTCATCCAGGCATATCAATTCAATACGGGAAAACGGGTAACAGCGAGTATGGGTGGTTTGAGGGTCGTTAACTCTGACCTCATAGTCCGTCCTTATCTGACCCAGGAAATCAATATTGCTCCATATTGTCTTGGAGCCAGACTTATAGCAGAGTTTGAAGCTGATCGATTGGGTATGGGTATGCCCTTTCACCTCTTTGAGGAGACCGTAAAGGGAATGGAAGACTCCAAGACCGGCTTCCCCTTCCACCTCTATCCGGGAGTTAGTTGAAGGAGTGCTGGTTTTTGGGATAAATTCGAGGAAAACGGAGTGAGTCTACCATTAACCAGGCTTTGATTTTTAGAAAACTCTAAAACCAAAGTGGTTTTTTAATACAATACGCTTTTGTGATTTGTCATGGTTCCCGATAAACACTTTTTTTCCGCCTATTGTTGAAATTTTTTATATGGACATTTTTCATGAATAACCTTGTAAAGACGTTAATAAACAGGATGTCCAGGGTAACACAAACCCCTTTGACACAGAAGCATATGGACATCCTTGAGTATGCTCACAATTATTATGAAAAAAACAGGGTAGGACCTCTCTATCTTAATCTAAAAAAAAACACAGGAGCAACCAGAGAAGAGATCGAGAACCTGTTTCCCCATGGCCTTACATCTGTCTACACCTGGGTGGGTATTCCGATTCAAACGGGAAGAGAAATTTGTAAACCTATGGCTATGGTAGATGTTGAAGACTACCGGGAAGTCTATTTCGATCACAATGCAACAAGCTATATTCGAGATGAAGTAAGAGAGAAGCTCATTAACTATTATCACGGTTCTTATGATTTTGGCAACCCAAGCAGCAGCACAAATCCTGGTAAAATAGCGTATGATACACTTCAAATGGCTCGCTCCCGGATTTCTGATTGCCTGAAAGTGAATTCGACTGAAATATTTTTTACGGGGAGCGGTTCGGAAGCCAACAATATGGCCATTAAGGGAATTGCCTTTCAGCACCTGAAAAACAAAGGACACATTATCAGCAGCAAAGTGGAACATCCTTCAGTGCTGAAGACCCTCCAGTACTTAGAAAAATTGGGATTTCGAGTGACCTATTTAGATATAGAAAAAAATGGACTCGTTGAAGCCCATTCCGTAAAGGACAGTCTGACTGAAGATACCCTCCTCGTTTCTCTTATGGCCGTAAATAATGAGATTGGAGCAATAAATCCTGTTAGTGAAATTGGGGAAGTCTGTAAGAAAGCAAATGTACCCTTTATGGTCGACGGAATACAGGGATTCTGTAAAATCAAGCTCAAGCCAAAAGAGATGGGAATCTCTTTACTCTCAATGTCAGGACACAAGATTTATGCTCCAAAGGGTGTTGCGGCTTTATATGTCAACAAAGATATATCTTTGGAACCATTAATCCATGGAGGAGGACAGGAATTTGGATTACGCTCCGGAACAGAAAACGTGGGATCAATTATGGCTTTTGGACTGGCTGCTAAACTGGCTCATTCTGAAATGGAAAAAGAAAACAAACGTTTGCTTGAATTAAGAGATTACTTTTTAGAAGGTCTTCAAAAAATTGAGCCGGACATTATCATCAACGGTTCCCTGGAGCAACGAACCGTTAACAACCTCAACGTAGGGTTCCCAAATATTGACAGCGGTTCACTGCTGCTCAGCCTGAACCAGATCGGCGTCTATGTCTCTGCCGGGTCTGCTTGCAGTGCGGGAAGCAAAGAGGCCTCATACGTAATCAAGGCACTCGGAGTGGATACCGGACGTTATGGAATTATAAGATTTAGTTTTGGACTCTCCAATACCAAGGAGGATATCAATTACCTCTTCAAGTACCTGCCCTCCATTCTGAAGCAACTGAAGGCCGAGAAAACAGATTGAAATTTCAGCAGGAGTAATGAATGTAGCGGCTGGTTGCCGAAAGCACTCATACTCTGTAATGTAAATGCAATATCTCGCTTTTTTTTGGCATAAGATGGACAAAAACCTAACAGGACACTACTGGTTTTTCAGGTTTGAGAAACCAAGCCTATAGATGTTTCAAGACGGGCTAAAAAGCTATCATTCTCAGGGGTACATTCCGTATACCTTTGTGCAAATTTAGCATTTATATATCATTTCAGAAGTTGCCAAGCCAAGAAATTCCTTCCAATCCTCTACCATTTCATTAAAAGCTGATAGCGATGGCGGAGAAAGTAGGTATCCTCTTGACTTTTCCCATAATTGATGAGACACTTATCCCGCAGTAAGGTA is drawn from Candidatus Scalindua sp. and contains these coding sequences:
- a CDS encoding cysteine desulfurase; its protein translation is MNNLVKTLINRMSRVTQTPLTQKHMDILEYAHNYYEKNRVGPLYLNLKKNTGATREEIENLFPHGLTSVYTWVGIPIQTGREICKPMAMVDVEDYREVYFDHNATSYIRDEVREKLINYYHGSYDFGNPSSSTNPGKIAYDTLQMARSRISDCLKVNSTEIFFTGSGSEANNMAIKGIAFQHLKNKGHIISSKVEHPSVLKTLQYLEKLGFRVTYLDIEKNGLVEAHSVKDSLTEDTLLVSLMAVNNEIGAINPVSEIGEVCKKANVPFMVDGIQGFCKIKLKPKEMGISLLSMSGHKIYAPKGVAALYVNKDISLEPLIHGGGQEFGLRSGTENVGSIMAFGLAAKLAHSEMEKENKRLLELRDYFLEGLQKIEPDIIINGSLEQRTVNNLNVGFPNIDSGSLLLSLNQIGVYVSAGSACSAGSKEASYVIKALGVDTGRYGIIRFSFGLSNTKEDINYLFKYLPSILKQLKAEKTD
- a CDS encoding ATP-binding protein, translating into MINQPDIPLQTIGFFEKLLRASADGIMIVDASHNIIVANEAFCEFFQHKRSEIIETDLFYWLEQLDTNAIKNWTKLEKIVHAEGICRDAEFKFATEQYGSKYLSVNASVLKRVGLEETGVIISIWRDVTEQKKTEKVLELREKQQAVISNLGVLALSTQTDVSELMNEAVNQVAKTLEVDYCSVFELLPGGEEMLMRSGAGWNKGTVGNTTLEANHNQHTFDTILSREPSIFQDIRTETALHDTKLFHDHKIVSGMHTVVYDKEKPFGILGVYTTDLHQFSKDNVHFLQAIANMLSNSMKRKRLETDLKILNRSLEKRVNARTEELSEKNQELLSEISERKQIEETLLQSEKLKALGVMSSGVAHEFNNILAIIMGYAQLMQQGYGDHKKLGKSIRVIIEATKDGAEIVRRMQEFTNLKKDSALYVLLDMKDMIQQAIDYTMPKWKHMAQANGIDYHIDFTDVRETPPVSGNTAELKEVLVNIINNALDAMPEGGTLTFSTWKRNNVVFVSISDTGEGMYEDVQKQIFDPFFSTKLPTGSGLGLSAAYGIMVRHGGNIMVESEVGNGSTFVLSLPVSEEISRPTMSSEPSLALKENSLNILIVDDEEYVCEFLSEFFTEGGHTVRKACNGNDAIKMLMHGSFDLLLCDLVMPDVTGKDVIKTLETSGKKPHKVGLITGWNYNAEDADKEDVKVDFIIKKPIDFDDLLNKINNAFSFQKV
- a CDS encoding nitrate reductase yields the protein MQQKKSVCPYCGIGCGLLVDYEHGEIVQVNPMTNHPANQGIICQLPVNLPKLFAHKDRLRNPMRRQNNQLIPVSWDEAISHVALELNRIIKDYGPDSVAFFGGAACFSEEYYLVNKLMKTVIGSNNVESTSRLCMVSTAMGLISTLGADAPPACYADIEEADLFFIAGNNMAVSLPVIFNRVRAAREKNSHTKVIVVDPRKTETASIADIHLQLNPGTDVALNNSLAYVLINKGFIDEDFIKKYTTGFEDLKELVQEYPPARAAQITGCNEKQIFETAQTIGQSKAMLTFWFQGYNQSTQAVFKNNTLHNLSLLTGNYCRVGTGPLSITGEANTMGCRWGGALSHLLPGMRLVSNSKHREEIAELFGTPAEKINPIPGLSIIDIIKGLHSGDVRALWVLASNPAASLPDTEWVKAALSKAELLIVQDIFHPTETSMLADVVLAGAQWCEKTGTFISSERRIELVEKIVDPPGNAKSDIEIICMIAREMGFSDKFPFTSPEEVFDALKKTTRGRICDTTGVSYDRLRNNTGPQLPCPEDDHPGTMRLFEDRQFPRPDGRAALLARHYQGPAEKTDSEYPFALITGRMANHFNTGTRTGRLADSNDTAPVNFVEIHPDDSRDIELADGDEVDIISRRGSVRCVVSIQERILTGTVFMTLHFGETVSGKKNTLANLVCNPVYDNHSKQPEYKFCAVKIKRI
- a CDS encoding DUF169 domain-containing protein is translated as MTKMKQLYSIMISAMGVENYEIPMTAVKFFKKEDEIPEPVQMNKPSISLTSCQATKQASLGDAALLTYDNIGCVAAAITFGLVDQNRTEPLGESRVYTDIMRDQSGLGGDFKPPSPKDFTTGTVYACKAADRMDFALFGKDDVGRFKDEETAKKAIADMMAIQPPTMKGVFFYSIDFDDLDLIPDVVVLNVRSAELSRLIQAYQFNTGKRVTASMGGLRVVNSDLIVRPYLTQEINIAPYCLGARLIAEFEADRLGMGMPFHLFEETVKGMEDSKTGFPFHLYPGVS